The following are encoded in a window of Haloarcula halophila genomic DNA:
- a CDS encoding HTH domain-containing protein encodes MPETECPPTRRVELFVRASLPTPSRERRTAIETALEALARTDAVDETNTTLWEKRVPVEDCGDRLERDRYNEFAAWAREEGVRLAPFFDTRTCYSMQTGRKREELVMPVMCVAVYEDGDLRQVAPVAGDDGPISVDDCLTDLTAHTETRRPNTRTVPTAD; translated from the coding sequence ATGCCGGAAACAGAGTGTCCTCCAACACGGCGTGTCGAACTGTTCGTCAGAGCTTCTCTGCCGACACCGTCCCGCGAGCGTCGGACGGCGATCGAGACAGCGCTCGAAGCGTTGGCACGGACCGACGCCGTCGACGAGACGAACACGACTCTCTGGGAGAAACGCGTTCCCGTCGAGGACTGTGGGGACCGGCTCGAACGTGACCGCTACAACGAGTTCGCGGCGTGGGCGCGCGAGGAAGGCGTCCGGCTCGCGCCGTTTTTCGACACCCGGACGTGTTACAGCATGCAGACCGGACGGAAACGCGAGGAACTGGTCATGCCGGTGATGTGTGTCGCGGTCTACGAGGACGGCGACCTCCGACAGGTCGCGCCCGTGGCCGGCGACGACGGTCCGATCTCGGTCGATGACTGTCTCACCGACCTCACTGCCCACACTGAGACCAGGCGGCCGAACACGAGAACCGTCCCGACGGCCGACTGA
- the dpsA gene encoding DNA starvation/stationary phase protection protein DpsA: MATQEHVRREFGAVEENELRLDKEKSEQIITALNQDLADTYTLYHQLKKHHWNVEGAEFRDLHLFLGDAAGHAEEAADELAERAQALGGTPIAGGKAQEEHATVEPEGEDVYDIRTSLKNDLELFGDVIESLRDHIELAENLGDHATAQILREIIVQTEEDAHHIEHYLEDDTLVQ, encoded by the coding sequence ATGGCGACACAAGAACACGTCCGTCGAGAGTTCGGTGCTGTCGAAGAGAACGAACTCCGGCTCGACAAGGAGAAGTCCGAGCAGATCATCACCGCGCTCAACCAGGACCTCGCGGACACGTACACGCTGTACCACCAGCTCAAGAAACACCACTGGAACGTCGAGGGTGCCGAGTTCCGCGACCTCCATCTGTTCCTGGGCGATGCGGCAGGCCACGCCGAAGAGGCAGCGGACGAACTCGCGGAACGCGCCCAGGCTCTCGGCGGAACGCCGATCGCCGGCGGCAAGGCCCAGGAGGAACACGCGACCGTCGAACCCGAGGGCGAGGACGTCTACGACATCCGGACATCCCTGAAGAACGATCTGGAGCTGTTCGGTGACGTGATCGAGTCGCTGCGGGACCACATCGAACTGGCCGAAAACCTCGGCGACCACGCGACCGCACAGATCCTCCGGGAGATCATCGTCCAGACCGAGGAAGACGCACACCACATCGAACACTACCTCGAAGACGACACGCTGGTCCAGTAA
- a CDS encoding DUF7547 family protein, translating into MSTSPDEDITALLTDLVSTLRELETEVEPTTESGVPRPPTPEELLRFTSDVTIPAAILILKTNIQALKLLRRALRMAEGRPTSTGSASTEVKDRATKLSKATLSRLDEALTDIQSAVEGRPEDEDARELLEEARQLRSDLEERLDEEAPETNGGVPADDETDDVAVDVDAELRSIKDDLDDLDDPGRGESTDGTDDEDDEAGS; encoded by the coding sequence ATGAGTACCAGTCCGGACGAGGACATTACCGCCCTGTTGACCGACCTCGTTTCGACGCTCCGGGAACTCGAGACGGAGGTCGAACCGACCACGGAGAGCGGTGTCCCGCGACCGCCGACGCCGGAGGAACTGCTGCGGTTCACGAGTGACGTGACTATTCCGGCCGCGATCCTCATCCTGAAGACGAACATCCAGGCGCTGAAACTCCTCCGTCGCGCCCTTCGGATGGCCGAGGGGCGACCCACCTCGACGGGGTCGGCGTCTACCGAGGTGAAAGACCGGGCGACGAAACTGAGCAAGGCGACGCTCTCGCGTCTCGACGAGGCGCTCACCGACATCCAGAGCGCCGTCGAGGGTCGACCCGAGGACGAGGACGCGCGCGAACTACTGGAGGAGGCCCGTCAACTCCGTTCGGACCTCGAAGAACGCCTCGACGAGGAGGCCCCGGAGACGAACGGTGGCGTTCCTGCGGACGACGAGACGGACGACGTCGCCGTCGACGTCGATGCGGAACTGCGCTCGATCAAGGACGACCTCGACGATCTCGACGACCCTGGCCGTGGCGAATCTACCGACGGAACCGACGACGAGGACGACGAAGCGGGTTCGTAA
- a CDS encoding Zn-ribbon domain-containing OB-fold protein has protein sequence MSLEAGICPNGHVSYPTHPRCPDCGEPQDDSLDLSDRTAEVVTWTKSTATPPGVREPNTLAFVEFDISDLDTDDEFVRALGQVTTDEVETGDTVEPVYVEELRDPEVGLKSPNPESQPWDGYRWDPV, from the coding sequence ATGAGCCTGGAAGCCGGTATCTGTCCGAACGGTCACGTGTCGTATCCGACCCACCCGCGCTGTCCCGACTGTGGCGAACCGCAGGACGACAGCCTCGACCTCTCGGACCGGACCGCCGAGGTCGTCACCTGGACGAAATCGACGGCGACACCGCCGGGCGTCCGGGAGCCGAACACGCTTGCGTTCGTCGAGTTCGACATCTCCGATCTGGACACCGACGATGAGTTCGTCCGCGCGCTCGGGCAGGTCACCACCGACGAGGTCGAGACCGGCGACACCGTCGAGCCGGTCTACGTCGAAGAGTTGCGCGACCCCGAGGTCGGCCTCAAGAGTCCGAACCCCGAGAGCCAACCCTGGGACGGCTACCGCTGGGACCCGGTCTGA